The following are from one region of the Lytechinus variegatus isolate NC3 chromosome 4, Lvar_3.0, whole genome shotgun sequence genome:
- the LOC121413077 gene encoding uncharacterized protein LOC121413077, whose protein sequence is MSDSENELEDEYFGEPFSTPPELSSTPEWEYVDQRISKRFGVREMALGKLPKTFGLKELKKGYFPHFFNKRDNANYIGPLPDKMYYGFDSMMKRDQEVFSAWYRELNEEGYVFDMKKELREYCISDVQILHQSCKVFRGHFKALTTTPTNPKGIDPFLKSLTLPSACNLLYRTNYLQPGKIGLIPQDGYTSAKKQSISAGEWLHHETITKGIDIQHAFNGGERMVHGRYVDGYCEMGEKNTCGNF, encoded by the exons ATGTCAGACTCGGAAAACGAGCTTGAGGATGAATATTTTGGCGAACCCTTTTCTACTCCACCTGAACTATCTTCCACCCCCGAATGGGAATATGTAGATCAAAGGATCTCCAAACGATTTGGTGTTCGGGAG atgGCGCTTGGTAAATTGCCGAAAACTTTTGGACTGAAAGAGTTGAAGAAGGGGTActtcccccatttttttaacAAGCGTGATAATGCCAACTACATTGGTCCCCTGCCCGACAAAATGTACTATGGGTTTGACAGTATGATGAAAAGGGATCAGGAAGTCTTCTCCGCATGGTACCGTGAACTGAACGAAGAGGGCTATGTATTTGATATGAAGAAGGAATTACGCGAGTATTGCATTAGTGACGTGCAGATATTACATCAAAGTTGCAAAGTGTTCCGCGGTCACTTTAAAGCACTCACGACTACTCCGACTAATCCCAAAGGCATTGACCCTTTTCTGAAATCTCTTACACTACCCAGCGCTTGCAACCTACTCTATAGAACCAATTACCTACAACCAGGTAAAATTGGTTTAATTCCACAGGATGGTTACACCAGTGCGAAAAAACAATCGATCAGTGCGGGGGAATGGCTCCACCACGAAACCATAACCAAAGGCATAGACATACAACATGCTTTCAATGGGGGAGAACGTATGGTGCACGGGAGATATGTGGACGGATACTGTGAAATGGGGGAGAAAAACACGTGTGGGAATTTTTAG